A stretch of Bordetella genomosp. 13 DNA encodes these proteins:
- a CDS encoding methyl-accepting chemotaxis protein gives MAHHPEMIVELSRRVEKISNEKISNIVDINQQAKYLSLNARIEAARSGEAGRGFAVVANQVQQVSEQITHIADALKMELAGSIADLIRLGENTLEEIRGYEGRRLGDLALNMIETMDRNLYERSCDVRWWATDSSLVDLLQSPDDQAARHASQRLGVILDSYTVYLDLWVADAQGRVVATGRPDRYAHACDANVAHAEWFRRGMATADGGDYAALDICHEPLLDGAQVATYATAIRAGAERDGKPLGVLGIFFDWARQAETVVRSVGLSDEEWARTRCLLVDSRQRVIAASDGADLQERYVLLDTDAQARGFYRAGERQVDYALTPGYETYPGLGWYGVIEQQPRRYFE, from the coding sequence ATGGCCCATCATCCCGAAATGATCGTCGAGTTATCGCGCCGCGTAGAGAAGATTTCCAACGAGAAAATCTCGAACATCGTCGACATCAACCAGCAAGCCAAATACCTTTCCCTGAATGCCCGCATCGAGGCCGCGCGTTCGGGCGAGGCGGGACGCGGCTTCGCGGTGGTGGCCAACCAGGTGCAGCAGGTGTCCGAACAGATCACGCACATCGCGGATGCGCTGAAGATGGAGCTGGCCGGTTCCATCGCCGACCTGATCCGCCTGGGCGAGAACACGCTGGAAGAGATCCGCGGCTACGAGGGGCGCCGGCTGGGCGACCTGGCCCTGAACATGATCGAGACCATGGACCGCAACCTGTACGAACGCTCGTGCGACGTGCGCTGGTGGGCCACCGATTCGTCATTGGTGGATCTGCTGCAATCCCCGGACGACCAGGCCGCGCGCCATGCCAGCCAGCGACTGGGAGTGATTCTGGACAGCTACACGGTGTACCTGGACTTGTGGGTGGCCGATGCGCAGGGCCGCGTTGTGGCCACGGGGCGTCCCGACCGCTATGCGCACGCTTGCGACGCGAATGTCGCGCACGCCGAATGGTTCCGGCGCGGCATGGCCACGGCCGATGGCGGCGATTACGCGGCGCTGGACATCTGCCATGAACCCTTGCTGGATGGTGCGCAGGTCGCCACCTATGCCACTGCCATCCGGGCAGGGGCCGAGCGCGATGGCAAGCCGCTGGGCGTGCTGGGCATTTTCTTCGACTGGGCCAGGCAGGCCGAGACGGTCGTGCGTTCAGTCGGGCTGAGCGACGAGGAATGGGCGCGCACGCGTTGCCTGCTGGTCGACAGCCGGCAACGCGTCATCGCCGCTTCCGATGGCGCCGATCTGCAGGAGCGCTACGTCCTGCTCGATACCGATGCCCAGGCGCGCGGCTTCTATCGCGCGGGCGAGCGACAGGTCGACTACGCCCTGACGCCGGGCTATGAAACCTATCCGGGCCTGGGCTGGTACGGCGTCATCGAACAGCAGCCGCGCCGCTACTTCGAATGA
- the ypfH gene encoding esterase — MPASNSIEFWPNPGTEVRQLFVLLHGVGGTPDGLESLALALRVAFPGAVVRIPEGFEAHDGSGTGRQWFSVRDITEANRPERVAQALPALVEYVQAAQYSLRLKSADTALVGFSQGAIMALEAVQAHHRLAGRVLAFSGRYATLPEAAPPYTTIHLLHGADDAVMPVAHAQAAQGRLAELHGDSTIDVASRVGHELHPVLVQRAIHRLQTCVPLRSWAAAMAMDPAPPEGTSLH; from the coding sequence ATGCCCGCATCCAATTCCATCGAATTCTGGCCCAACCCCGGCACCGAGGTGCGGCAGCTGTTCGTGCTGCTGCACGGCGTGGGCGGCACGCCCGATGGCCTCGAATCGCTGGCGCTTGCGCTGCGCGTGGCGTTTCCGGGCGCGGTGGTGCGCATTCCCGAAGGCTTCGAGGCCCACGACGGCAGCGGAACGGGCCGCCAGTGGTTCTCGGTGCGGGACATCACCGAAGCAAATCGGCCCGAACGGGTGGCGCAGGCCCTGCCGGCATTGGTGGAGTACGTGCAGGCGGCGCAGTACAGCCTGCGGCTGAAGTCGGCGGACACCGCGCTGGTGGGGTTCTCGCAAGGCGCCATCATGGCGCTCGAGGCCGTGCAGGCCCATCATCGCCTGGCCGGCCGCGTGCTGGCCTTCTCGGGGCGCTATGCGACCCTGCCCGAGGCTGCACCGCCATACACCACCATCCATCTGCTGCACGGCGCCGACGACGCCGTGATGCCGGTCGCCCATGCGCAGGCCGCGCAGGGCCGCTTGGCCGAACTGCACGGCGATTCCACCATCGACGTGGCCTCGCGCGTGGGCCACGAACTGCATCCGGTGCTGGTGCAGCGGGCCATCCATCGTTTGCAAACATGCGTGCCGCTGCGCAGCTGGGCGGCGGCGATGGCGATGGATCCGGCGCCGCCCGAGGGGACGTCGCTGCATTGA
- a CDS encoding error-prone DNA polymerase, with amino-acid sequence MFDNATAAPAVLPPYAELYCQSNFSFLQGASEPEELVDQAFELGYAALAITDECSLAGVVRAHTQARRLNEAARDASLNHQLQLIIGASFTLRAGPGAADIRLVLLAQTREGYGNLSEFITLGRTRAAKGEYRLDAQDLKTLRNLPECLAILAPACGMDADTLIAQARWLARTFPRRAWLGLTLLYGPRDDLHRAAIEQAARATDLPVVAVGDVQMHLRSRKPLHDTMTAIRTGRSVAECGYDLAANAERHLRTRIRLANLYPPEALAQTQVVMRRCRFSLDELKYEYPNEIVPKGYTAQSYLRREALAGAKRRYPQGVPPSTLTQIEKELELIAEMKYEAYFLTVYDVVKEARRRDILCQGRGSAANSVVCFCLGITEVRPESSSLLFERFISKERGEPPDIDVDFEHQRREEIIQYIYEKYGRHRAALTAVVISYRPRSVLRDTGKALGVDPVIIDTVARAHQWWDGKESLLRTLKSSGLDPDAPVSRHWAELAQTLMNFPRHLSQHPGGFVIARDKLSRLVPIENAAMPDRSVVQWDKDDLDALGLLKVDILALGMLSMLQRALKLISLRRGCKMTMQDIPQDDKPTYDMICKADTVGVFQIESRAQMSMLPRLRPQEYYDLVVQVAIVRPGPIQGGMVHPYLERRKNKALVTYPGPAVKEVLERTLGVPIFQEQVMQIAIKAADFTPGQADQLRRSMAAWRRNGSIEKHRDKLIKGLRKNGYTEEFAESLFRQIEGFGEYGFPESHAASFALLAYSSSWIKCHEPEAFLAALLNSQPMGFYAPAQLVQDARRHGVEVLPADVIVSDYEATLEPVHGSARPAVRLGLNMVQGLNEDAARRIAQTREAQPYADTRDLALRAQLNRQELDALAAADALRTLAGHRRHASWAAAGAVPSRDLLRAAPLAEPTIPELSAPSEGQNVAADYRTLRMTLRTHPVALLRAQLAARNFQPANVLNTYPDRRPARACGIVTVRQRPQTAKGTIFVTIEDETGPVNAVVRLELIERQRRELLGATLLGIYGTWQSRDGVHHLIAQRLVDLTELLGDLPARSRNFQ; translated from the coding sequence ATGTTTGACAACGCCACCGCCGCTCCCGCCGTACTGCCGCCGTATGCCGAGCTGTACTGCCAATCCAACTTCTCGTTCCTGCAGGGCGCGTCCGAGCCCGAAGAGCTGGTGGACCAGGCCTTCGAGCTGGGCTATGCCGCGCTGGCCATCACCGACGAATGCTCGCTGGCCGGCGTGGTGCGCGCGCACACCCAGGCCAGGCGGCTCAACGAGGCGGCGCGCGACGCCTCCTTGAACCACCAACTGCAACTCATCATCGGCGCCAGCTTCACGCTGCGGGCCGGGCCCGGCGCGGCCGACATCAGGCTGGTGCTGCTGGCGCAGACCCGCGAAGGCTATGGCAACCTGTCCGAGTTCATCACCCTTGGCCGCACGCGTGCCGCCAAGGGCGAATACCGGCTCGATGCGCAAGACCTCAAGACGCTGCGCAACCTGCCCGAATGCCTGGCCATCCTGGCGCCTGCCTGCGGCATGGACGCCGACACCCTCATCGCACAGGCGCGCTGGCTGGCGCGCACCTTTCCCCGGCGTGCCTGGCTGGGCCTGACGCTGCTGTACGGCCCGCGCGACGACCTGCACCGCGCGGCCATCGAGCAGGCCGCGCGCGCCACGGACCTGCCGGTGGTCGCGGTGGGCGACGTGCAGATGCACCTGCGCTCGCGCAAGCCGCTGCACGACACCATGACCGCCATACGCACAGGCCGCAGCGTGGCAGAATGCGGCTACGACCTGGCGGCCAATGCCGAACGCCATCTGCGCACGCGCATTCGCCTGGCCAATCTCTATCCGCCCGAGGCGCTGGCGCAGACCCAGGTCGTGATGCGCCGCTGCAGGTTCTCGCTGGACGAACTGAAGTACGAGTATCCCAACGAGATCGTGCCCAAGGGCTACACCGCCCAGTCCTATCTGCGCCGCGAAGCCCTGGCGGGCGCGAAGCGGCGCTATCCCCAAGGCGTGCCCCCGTCCACCCTCACGCAGATCGAGAAGGAACTCGAGCTGATCGCCGAGATGAAGTACGAAGCCTATTTCCTCACCGTCTACGACGTCGTGAAAGAGGCAAGAAGGCGGGACATTCTCTGCCAGGGCCGCGGATCGGCGGCCAACTCGGTCGTGTGCTTCTGCCTGGGCATCACCGAAGTCCGTCCCGAAAGCAGCAGCCTGCTGTTCGAGCGCTTCATCAGCAAGGAACGCGGCGAGCCGCCCGACATCGACGTCGACTTCGAGCACCAGCGGCGCGAAGAGATCATCCAGTACATCTACGAAAAGTACGGCCGGCATCGCGCGGCCCTGACCGCCGTGGTCATCAGCTACCGCCCGCGCAGCGTGCTGCGCGACACCGGCAAGGCCCTCGGCGTGGACCCGGTCATCATCGACACGGTGGCGCGCGCGCATCAATGGTGGGACGGCAAGGAGTCCCTGCTGCGCACGCTGAAATCGTCCGGCCTGGATCCCGACGCGCCCGTGTCGCGCCATTGGGCGGAACTGGCGCAGACCCTGATGAACTTTCCGCGCCACCTGTCGCAGCATCCCGGCGGCTTCGTCATCGCGCGCGACAAGCTGTCGCGCCTGGTGCCCATCGAGAACGCCGCCATGCCGGACCGCAGCGTGGTGCAGTGGGACAAGGACGACCTGGACGCGCTGGGCCTGTTGAAGGTGGACATCCTGGCGCTGGGCATGCTCAGCATGCTGCAGCGCGCCCTGAAACTGATATCCCTGCGGCGCGGCTGCAAGATGACGATGCAGGACATTCCCCAGGACGACAAGCCCACGTATGACATGATCTGCAAGGCCGACACCGTGGGCGTCTTCCAGATCGAATCGCGCGCGCAGATGAGCATGCTGCCGCGCCTGCGTCCGCAGGAATACTACGACCTGGTGGTGCAGGTGGCCATCGTGCGGCCCGGGCCCATCCAGGGCGGCATGGTGCATCCCTATCTCGAGCGGCGCAAGAACAAGGCCCTGGTCACCTATCCCGGCCCCGCCGTCAAGGAAGTGCTGGAACGCACGCTGGGCGTGCCCATCTTCCAGGAACAGGTCATGCAGATTGCCATCAAGGCGGCCGACTTCACGCCGGGCCAGGCCGACCAGCTGCGCCGCTCGATGGCGGCATGGCGGCGCAACGGCAGCATCGAGAAGCACCGCGACAAGCTCATCAAGGGCCTGCGGAAAAACGGCTATACCGAAGAGTTCGCCGAATCCCTGTTCCGCCAGATCGAGGGCTTCGGCGAATACGGCTTTCCTGAAAGCCACGCGGCCAGCTTCGCGCTGCTGGCGTATTCCAGCTCGTGGATCAAGTGCCATGAGCCCGAGGCCTTCCTGGCGGCGCTGCTCAACTCGCAGCCCATGGGCTTCTACGCGCCCGCCCAACTGGTGCAGGACGCGCGCCGCCACGGCGTCGAGGTGCTGCCCGCCGACGTCATCGTCAGCGACTACGAAGCCACCCTGGAACCTGTGCATGGCTCGGCACGGCCCGCGGTGCGGCTGGGCCTGAACATGGTTCAAGGCCTCAATGAAGACGCCGCCCGCCGCATCGCGCAGACCCGCGAGGCGCAGCCCTATGCAGATACCCGCGACCTGGCGCTGCGCGCCCAGCTGAACCGGCAAGAGCTCGACGCCCTGGCCGCCGCCGATGCGCTGCGCACGCTGGCCGGCCATCGCCGCCACGCCAGCTGGGCCGCCGCCGGCGCCGTGCCCAGCCGCGACCTGCTGCGCGCGGCGCCGCTCGCCGAACCGACCATCCCCGAGCTGTCAGCGCCCTCGGAAGGCCAGAACGTGGCGGCCGACTACCGCACCCTGCGCATGACGCTGCGCACCCACCCCGTGGCGCTGTTGCGGGCGCAACTGGCCGCCCGCAACTTCCAGCCCGCCAACGTGCTGAACACTTATCCCGACCGGCGCCCGGCGCGCGCCTGCGGCATCGTCACCGTGCGCCAGCGGCCGCAGACGGCCAAGGGCACCATCTTCGTCACCATCGAAGACGAGACCGGCCCGGTCAACGCGGTGGTACGCCTAGAACTGATCGAACGCCAGCGGCGCGAACTGCTGGGCGCCACCCTGCTGGGCATCTACGGCACCTGGCAAAGCCGGGATGGAGTGCATCACCTGATCGCGCAGCGGCTGGTCGACCTGACGGAATTGCTGGGGGATCTGCCGGCGCGCAGCCGGAATTTTCAATAG
- the imuA gene encoding translesion DNA synthesis-associated protein ImuA: protein MRPEHIHPALWRATQLAQGAARCVATGHAALAGQLPGGGWPLGALIELLQPHPGIGEVRLVQPALARLDGPRAIALVQPPYVPHIACWSQWRLDPAQLLWVDPATPEDALWATEQILRHGTCGAVLCWLPRARHEALRRLHLAAAGSDTLCFALRPATAARQASPAPLRLALDSAPAGLSVRVLKRRGPVSDTPFFIPFEPGSLPVPHAPLDRRVPAQPAAGRRAPALVP from the coding sequence ATGCGCCCCGAACACATCCACCCCGCCCTCTGGCGCGCCACGCAACTGGCGCAGGGCGCCGCGCGCTGCGTGGCCACGGGCCATGCCGCCCTGGCCGGCCAGTTGCCCGGCGGCGGCTGGCCGCTGGGCGCGCTCATCGAGCTGCTGCAACCGCATCCCGGCATCGGCGAGGTCCGCCTGGTGCAACCCGCGCTGGCGCGGCTCGACGGTCCGCGCGCCATCGCGCTGGTGCAGCCGCCCTATGTGCCGCACATCGCCTGCTGGAGCCAATGGCGGCTCGATCCCGCGCAGTTGCTGTGGGTCGATCCAGCCACGCCCGAAGATGCGCTGTGGGCGACCGAGCAGATCCTGCGCCATGGCACCTGCGGCGCCGTGTTGTGCTGGCTGCCGCGCGCCCGGCACGAGGCGTTGCGTCGCCTGCACCTGGCCGCGGCGGGCAGCGACACGCTGTGCTTCGCCCTGCGGCCGGCCACGGCGGCGCGCCAGGCCTCGCCCGCGCCGCTGCGGCTGGCGCTGGACAGCGCGCCGGCGGGCCTGTCGGTGCGCGTGCTCAAGCGCCGCGGTCCGGTATCCGATACCCCGTTTTTCATTCCCTTCGAGCCGGGCAGCCTGCCCGTTCCCCATGCGCCTCTGGATCGCCGTGTTCCTGCACAGCCTGCCGCTGGACGCCGTGCGCCCGCACTGGTGCCTTGA
- a CDS encoding Rpn family recombination-promoting nuclease/putative transposase has product MTSSAFLQRPRRLQLSNDVVFKALFCGHPHLLSDLIDAVRHPATPTSIVRILNSDIPPEAPQGKAISVDILAQDADGRYYVLEMQRFGQCHWPARNMYYLARNLVRQLRRGNDYDSLQPVIGISLLGQNLYPKLSDQADWRFAMRDGCRPAIEFDDRLQLHIVELDKAESLPSPALRAWASCLRDSNNEALMSQITHPPVLEALQLLEDMQADDVLAYTALSHEIALMDQRVAFRHARKEGRAEGREEGREEGLEEGRAKGQAMGRISLLERQIAHRFGTVPPDVLARLREADATQVESWALQLLDAPSLDAVFR; this is encoded by the coding sequence TTGACGTCTTCCGCTTTCCTTCAACGGCCGCGCCGCCTGCAGTTGTCCAACGATGTCGTCTTCAAGGCACTGTTCTGCGGCCATCCGCATCTGCTATCCGACCTGATCGATGCCGTGCGTCATCCGGCCACGCCTACCTCCATCGTTCGCATCCTGAATTCCGACATCCCGCCCGAAGCGCCCCAAGGCAAGGCGATCTCGGTGGACATCCTCGCGCAGGACGCGGACGGCCGTTATTACGTACTCGAGATGCAACGGTTCGGCCAATGTCACTGGCCCGCCCGCAACATGTATTACCTGGCGCGCAATCTGGTCCGTCAATTGCGCAGGGGAAACGACTACGACAGCCTGCAGCCGGTCATCGGCATCAGCCTGCTGGGACAAAATCTGTACCCCAAATTGTCGGATCAGGCTGATTGGCGCTTCGCCATGCGAGATGGCTGCCGGCCCGCCATAGAGTTCGATGACAGGCTGCAACTGCATATCGTCGAACTCGACAAGGCTGAATCGCTACCGTCGCCTGCTCTGCGTGCGTGGGCCAGTTGCCTGCGCGATAGCAACAATGAGGCACTCATGAGCCAGATCACCCATCCGCCCGTACTCGAGGCGTTGCAACTTCTTGAAGACATGCAGGCGGACGACGTATTGGCCTATACGGCCCTGTCGCACGAAATCGCCTTGATGGACCAGCGGGTCGCATTCCGCCATGCCCGCAAAGAGGGGCGAGCAGAAGGACGAGAAGAAGGACGAGAAGAAGGGCTGGAGGAAGGCCGAGCGAAAGGTCAGGCAATGGGCCGGATCTCCTTGCTCGAACGCCAGATCGCGCATCGATTCGGTACCGTGCCGCCCGATGTCCTGGCGCGCCTGCGTGAGGCCGATGCCACCCAGGTCGAGTCCTGGGCGCTTCAGTTGCTCGATGCTCCCTCGCTCGACGCGGTCTTTCGCTGA
- a CDS encoding efflux transporter outer membrane subunit, whose protein sequence is MTTRLFSLVPLLLALAGCAAVGPDYAVPEQAAVRKPAAAAPFAQAGSGSGDAQRFVQDEPPGDWWRLYQDPRLDALVGQALAANTDLRQAAANLERTRAVADEARSQQRPGVGVNASPSYGHVSGIQELQPDARPRNQWSYSSGISVSYQLDLFGQIRRAVEAADADTQAAQAAYDAARVTVVAETARAYADLCAAGMQLASARHSADVQRQSLDAVRRLQTAGRGTALDVSRARAQLEQLQAEVPPFQARQRTALYQLAALTGHAPGEMPQSLLTCAQPPRLAQAIPVGDGASLLRRRPDIRQAERALAAATARIGMATADLYPKITLGLNGGSAGPASMFGDRGTFSWSIAPLISWTVPDTGAAQSRIAQAEAGTRGALARFDATVLNALRETESALVSYARQLDRDASLQAARDQSATAADQARRLFQAGKTDYLTVLDAERTLAGAESALAASRAALSTDQVALFLALGGGWQDTAKIAGR, encoded by the coding sequence ATGACTACCCGATTGTTTTCTCTCGTTCCCCTGCTCCTGGCGCTTGCCGGCTGCGCCGCCGTGGGCCCCGACTATGCCGTGCCCGAGCAGGCCGCGGTGCGCAAGCCGGCCGCCGCCGCGCCCTTCGCCCAGGCGGGCTCCGGCTCCGGCGATGCGCAACGGTTCGTGCAGGACGAACCGCCCGGCGACTGGTGGCGCCTGTACCAGGACCCGCGGCTGGACGCGCTGGTCGGCCAGGCCCTGGCCGCCAACACCGATCTGCGGCAGGCGGCCGCCAACCTCGAACGCACGCGGGCCGTGGCCGACGAGGCGCGCTCGCAGCAACGGCCCGGCGTGGGCGTGAATGCCTCGCCGTCATACGGTCACGTGTCGGGCATACAGGAACTGCAGCCCGATGCGAGGCCGCGCAACCAGTGGAGCTATTCCTCGGGCATCAGCGTGTCGTACCAACTGGACCTGTTCGGCCAGATACGCCGCGCGGTCGAAGCCGCCGACGCGGACACGCAGGCCGCACAGGCCGCCTACGACGCCGCGCGCGTCACGGTCGTGGCCGAGACGGCGCGCGCCTATGCCGACCTGTGCGCGGCCGGCATGCAGCTGGCATCGGCCAGGCATTCGGCGGACGTACAGCGCCAATCCCTCGATGCCGTGCGGCGTCTGCAGACCGCGGGCCGCGGCACGGCGCTGGACGTCTCGCGCGCCCGCGCTCAGCTGGAGCAGTTGCAGGCCGAGGTGCCGCCCTTCCAGGCGCGCCAGCGCACCGCGCTGTACCAGCTGGCCGCCCTGACCGGCCATGCGCCCGGCGAGATGCCGCAGTCGTTGCTGACGTGTGCGCAACCGCCGCGGCTGGCGCAGGCCATACCGGTAGGCGACGGCGCTTCGCTGCTGCGCCGGCGGCCCGACATACGGCAGGCGGAACGCGCATTGGCCGCGGCCACGGCGCGCATCGGCATGGCCACCGCCGATCTCTATCCCAAGATCACGCTGGGGTTGAATGGCGGTTCCGCGGGCCCGGCCTCGATGTTCGGCGACCGCGGCACCTTCAGCTGGAGCATCGCGCCGTTGATCTCATGGACCGTGCCCGACACCGGCGCGGCCCAGTCGCGCATCGCGCAGGCCGAGGCCGGCACGCGAGGCGCGCTGGCCAGGTTCGACGCCACCGTGCTGAACGCGCTGCGCGAAACCGAGAGCGCGCTGGTGAGCTATGCGCGCCAGCTGGATCGCGACGCCTCGCTGCAGGCCGCGCGCGACCAGAGCGCCACCGCGGCCGACCAGGCGCGGCGCCTGTTCCAGGCGGGCAAGACGGATTACCTGACGGTGCTCGATGCCGAGCGCACGCTGGCCGGGGCGGAAAGCGCGCTGGCGGCTTCGCGCGCCGCGCTGTCGACCGACCAGGTGGCGCTGTTCCTGGCGTTGGGGGGAGGCTGGCAGGATACGGCGAAGATTGCCGGCCGCTGA
- a CDS encoding Y-family DNA polymerase: MRLWIAVFLHSLPLDAVRPHWCLDDGDAGCAVLEAARVVALTPAARRAGAHVGMRRASLTAIAPQCAQAERQPATEAQVRQGAAFALLQYTPQLAIPDESALLLDVGASLQLFGGPRALARRVAATLADQGVQATLGVAPTALGAWLLAHQPPRRDSGMAADAVADAPHRRAPRRAALSLASLERMLDGLPLRLLPQAQERLDWLNDLGCQTFGQLRRLPRAGLKRRGCGALLQALDTAYGATPELHHWIIPPPSFRQRIELPDYIEHADALLAVARRLADQLCGWLAAHQRAVRHITLELSHERGRHARPPTELPLALAQPAWHGGHLIELLRERLGRFELPAPVIAVTLHAPQTVERPDASATLFPDPASQPADHARLLDLLAARLGAQRVLRPQPKADHRPEEANGWQQAQAAGATLRTPELPPGLERPFWLCNPPVPLRIERNRPVYGGQALRLIRGPERIESGWWDGGLTLRDYFVAEDAGAARYWLFRERDSEDARWFLHGRYA; the protein is encoded by the coding sequence ATGCGCCTCTGGATCGCCGTGTTCCTGCACAGCCTGCCGCTGGACGCCGTGCGCCCGCACTGGTGCCTTGACGACGGCGATGCGGGCTGCGCGGTGCTCGAAGCGGCCCGCGTCGTCGCCCTCACCCCGGCGGCCCGGCGGGCCGGCGCGCACGTGGGCATGCGTCGCGCCAGCCTGACGGCCATCGCGCCGCAATGTGCGCAGGCCGAGCGCCAGCCGGCCACCGAAGCCCAGGTGCGCCAAGGCGCCGCGTTCGCGCTGCTTCAATACACGCCGCAACTGGCCATCCCCGACGAGTCCGCCCTGCTGCTGGACGTGGGCGCCAGCCTGCAGCTGTTCGGCGGCCCGCGCGCGCTGGCGCGCCGGGTGGCCGCCACGCTGGCCGATCAGGGTGTGCAGGCCACGCTGGGCGTGGCGCCTACCGCGCTGGGCGCCTGGCTGCTGGCTCACCAGCCGCCGCGCCGCGATAGCGGCATGGCCGCCGATGCGGTCGCCGATGCGCCGCATCGTCGCGCGCCCCGGCGTGCCGCGCTCAGCCTGGCCAGCCTCGAACGCATGCTCGACGGCCTGCCGCTGCGCCTGCTGCCGCAGGCCCAGGAACGCCTCGACTGGCTGAACGACCTGGGCTGCCAGACATTCGGCCAGTTGCGGCGCCTGCCGCGCGCGGGCCTCAAGCGGCGCGGCTGCGGCGCGCTGTTGCAGGCACTCGATACCGCCTATGGCGCGACGCCCGAACTGCATCACTGGATCATCCCGCCCCCCAGCTTTCGCCAACGCATCGAACTGCCCGACTACATCGAGCATGCCGACGCCCTGCTGGCCGTGGCGCGCCGTCTGGCCGACCAGTTGTGCGGCTGGCTGGCCGCGCACCAGCGCGCGGTGCGGCACATCACGCTCGAGCTTTCGCACGAACGCGGCCGCCATGCCCGCCCGCCTACCGAACTGCCGCTGGCGTTGGCCCAGCCGGCCTGGCACGGCGGCCACCTGATCGAGCTGCTGCGCGAACGGCTGGGCCGGTTCGAACTGCCGGCGCCCGTCATCGCCGTCACGCTGCACGCCCCGCAAACCGTGGAGCGTCCGGATGCCAGCGCCACGCTGTTCCCCGATCCCGCCAGCCAACCCGCCGACCATGCACGCTTGCTGGATCTGCTGGCGGCGCGGCTGGGCGCGCAACGCGTGCTGCGCCCGCAGCCCAAGGCCGATCATCGGCCCGAAGAAGCCAATGGGTGGCAGCAGGCGCAGGCCGCGGGCGCCACGCTTCGCACACCCGAATTGCCGCCCGGCCTCGAGCGTCCCTTCTGGCTGTGCAATCCGCCGGTGCCGCTGCGCATCGAACGCAACCGTCCCGTCTACGGCGGCCAGGCCCTGCGCCTGATACGCGGCCCCGAACGCATCGAAAGCGGCTGGTGGGACGGCGGCCTGACCCTGCGCGACTACTTCGTGGCCGAGGACGCCGGCGCCGCGCGCTACTGGCTTTTTCGCGAGCGCGACAGCGAGGACGCGCGCTGGTTCCTGCACGGCCGCTATGCCTGA
- a CDS encoding efflux RND transporter periplasmic adaptor subunit has translation MTRKLPDMLRPAALGRFVLTAVVVAAAAWAGWQLWVHYEMEPWTRDGRVKAYVVQVAPDVSGLVTAVPVHDNQDVHAGDVLFEIDRARFQLAYDQARAAVEARKVAQAQAQRDVKRNRALGQLVAAEVVEQSQTRLQQSAADLAQAEVQLDIARLNLERSRVVASTDGRITNLDLRTGSYATAGHGVMALVDANSFYVEGYFEETKLPRIHEGDAVSVLLMGEDRRITGHVESIALGIADRDRSTGANLLPNVNPTFNWVRLAQRIPVRVKIDSVPEGVRLVAGQTATVSVDGAEPAAAGHPQPARS, from the coding sequence ATGACTCGCAAACTTCCCGACATGCTCCGTCCCGCCGCCCTGGGCCGCTTCGTTCTGACGGCGGTGGTGGTGGCGGCCGCCGCCTGGGCGGGCTGGCAGCTGTGGGTCCATTACGAGATGGAGCCCTGGACGCGCGATGGCCGCGTCAAGGCCTACGTGGTGCAGGTGGCGCCGGACGTGTCCGGCCTGGTCACGGCCGTGCCCGTGCACGACAACCAGGACGTGCATGCCGGCGACGTGCTGTTCGAGATCGACCGCGCGCGCTTCCAGCTGGCGTACGACCAGGCTCGCGCCGCGGTCGAGGCCCGCAAGGTGGCCCAGGCCCAGGCGCAGCGCGACGTGAAGCGCAACCGCGCGCTGGGCCAGCTGGTGGCCGCCGAAGTGGTGGAACAGAGCCAGACCCGGCTGCAGCAAAGCGCGGCCGACCTGGCCCAGGCCGAAGTGCAACTGGACATCGCGCGCCTGAACCTGGAACGCAGCCGCGTGGTGGCCTCCACCGATGGCCGCATCACCAACCTGGATCTGCGGACAGGCTCGTACGCCACCGCGGGACACGGCGTGATGGCACTGGTGGATGCGAACTCGTTCTACGTCGAGGGCTATTTCGAGGAAACCAAGCTGCCGCGCATCCATGAAGGCGACGCCGTCAGCGTGCTGCTGATGGGCGAAGACCGCCGCATCACCGGCCACGTCGAAAGCATCGCCCTGGGCATCGCCGACCGCGACCGCAGCACCGGCGCCAATCTGCTGCCCAACGTCAATCCCACTTTCAACTGGGTGCGCCTGGCGCAGCGCATCCCCGTGCGCGTGAAGATCGACAGCGTGCCCGAAGGCGTGCGCCTGGTGGCGGGCCAGACGGCCACGGTGTCGGTAGACGGCGCGGAACCGGCCGCGGCCGGCCATCCGCAGCCCGCGCGCTCGTGA